Proteins encoded together in one Pseudomonadota bacterium window:
- a CDS encoding Mrp/NBP35 family ATP-binding protein, whose translation MARVTEDEVRSALSAVIDRDTGRNLIESNMISGLVVKDGNVGFAIEVDPKDGAAKEPLRQAAESAVNAISGVLSVTAVLTAHQAPDSSGQAEQAPPKPAEREQASTPDIPGVGMIIAVASGKGGVGKSTTAANLALALAGLGQRVALLDADIYGPSVPRLLALKGKPETDGNQLWPKEQYGIKCMSIGLLIEEDTPMVWRGPMVQSALEQMLRQVAWGDIDIMVIDMPPGTGDAQLTLTQRAPLAGAVIVSTPQDLSLIDARKGLNMFKKVDVPILGIVENMSYFVCGNCGHRTDVFAHGGARKEAEKLGVPFLGDIPLDIAIRESSDEGKPIVVAEPEGAHAKAYQAIAQSVLDQLAGSTREAPRIVMQ comes from the coding sequence ATGGCTCGGGTCACCGAAGATGAGGTGAGGAGCGCCCTTAGCGCGGTCATTGACCGGGATACGGGCCGGAATCTCATCGAATCCAATATGATAAGCGGCCTGGTCGTGAAAGACGGTAATGTCGGCTTTGCCATCGAGGTCGACCCGAAAGACGGCGCGGCCAAGGAGCCGCTGCGCCAGGCCGCTGAATCGGCCGTGAACGCAATTTCGGGCGTCCTCTCGGTCACTGCGGTCCTGACCGCCCATCAGGCGCCCGACAGCTCGGGCCAGGCGGAGCAGGCACCGCCAAAACCCGCCGAGCGAGAGCAAGCGTCAACGCCGGACATTCCCGGTGTCGGCATGATCATCGCGGTCGCCAGCGGCAAGGGTGGCGTCGGAAAATCGACCACGGCGGCCAACCTGGCACTGGCGCTGGCAGGCCTGGGGCAGCGAGTCGCCCTGCTGGACGCCGATATCTACGGTCCGTCGGTGCCCCGGCTGCTTGCGTTGAAGGGGAAACCGGAAACCGATGGCAATCAGCTTTGGCCCAAGGAGCAATACGGCATCAAATGCATGTCGATCGGCCTGCTGATCGAGGAAGACACGCCCATGGTCTGGCGCGGACCCATGGTCCAGTCAGCCTTGGAGCAGATGTTGCGCCAGGTCGCCTGGGGTGACATCGACATCATGGTCATCGACATGCCGCCGGGTACAGGCGATGCCCAGTTGACCCTGACCCAGCGCGCGCCGCTGGCAGGCGCGGTGATCGTCTCGACGCCACAGGACCTGTCGCTGATCGATGCCCGCAAGGGCCTCAACATGTTCAAGAAGGTCGATGTGCCGATTCTGGGTATCGTCGAGAACATGAGCTATTTCGTCTGCGGGAACTGCGGCCACCGCACAGATGTCTTCGCTCATGGCGGCGCCCGCAAGGAAGCCGAGAAGCTGGGCGTGCCGTTTCTTGGCGACATCCCGCTAGATATCGCGATCCGCGAAAGCTCCGATGAGGGCAAGCCGATCGTCGTCGCCGAACCCGAAGGTGCTCATGCGAAAGCCTATCAGGCTATCGCCCAATCGGTCCTCGACCAGCTCGCCGGCAGTACACGCGAGGCGCCGCGCATCGTCATGCAGTAA
- a CDS encoding DUF2065 domain-containing protein gives MTEILVAIAIALFLEGAAYALFPNAMKRAMLHVLAQPVATVRLTGLAVAVAAVTLMWLVKG, from the coding sequence TTGACCGAGATCCTGGTGGCGATTGCGATCGCCCTGTTCTTGGAAGGTGCGGCCTATGCCCTGTTCCCCAATGCCATGAAACGCGCGATGCTGCACGTCCTGGCCCAGCCGGTTGCGACCGTCCGGCTGACCGGATTGGCTGTGGCAGTGGCGGCGGTCACATTGATGTGGCTGGTCAAAGGGTGA
- a CDS encoding malate/lactate/ureidoglycolate dehydrogenase, giving the protein MLTFEHNGLRRSTAAVFAAAGVEEDIAQAVANLLVDANLAGHDSHGIQMAVYYIDCIKTGGLDPKQRGRVVSDCGSVLVVDGGIGFGAVIGAFAMDEGMARVASSGAQVVAVRNSHHLGRIGTWAERCLDKGLISIHFVNAHGHPPLVAPYGGIEARLGTNPICAAMPATDRHPPFVLDLATSRIAFGKVGVAFDKNEVLAEGMMIDRQGRPTTDPATMIPDATGGALVPLGDHKGFGLGLLCDLLGGALTGGGTSHPGHHTQETTVNGMLSILIDPKVLGGWQTMTDEIDALYDWARSASPAPETEGVLLAGEPERRNRAERVANGIPIAEAAWEDLVAAAAGVGIDRDALDRLAGQAI; this is encoded by the coding sequence GTGCTGACGTTCGAGCATAACGGATTGCGCCGCTCGACAGCCGCTGTGTTTGCCGCCGCCGGTGTCGAGGAAGACATTGCGCAAGCCGTTGCCAATCTGTTGGTTGACGCCAATCTGGCCGGGCACGACAGCCACGGTATCCAAATGGCCGTCTACTACATCGACTGCATAAAGACCGGCGGCCTCGATCCCAAACAGCGCGGGCGTGTCGTGTCCGATTGCGGGTCGGTGCTGGTGGTCGATGGCGGCATTGGTTTTGGCGCCGTGATTGGCGCTTTCGCCATGGATGAAGGCATGGCGCGTGTGGCGTCAAGCGGCGCCCAGGTGGTCGCGGTTCGCAACAGCCATCACCTCGGTCGGATCGGTACCTGGGCCGAACGCTGCCTGGACAAGGGTCTGATATCGATCCACTTCGTCAATGCCCACGGCCATCCGCCGTTGGTCGCGCCCTATGGCGGGATAGAAGCTCGTCTAGGCACCAATCCGATCTGCGCGGCGATGCCGGCCACTGACCGTCATCCGCCGTTTGTCCTGGATCTTGCGACCAGCCGGATCGCCTTTGGCAAGGTCGGTGTCGCCTTCGACAAGAACGAGGTGCTCGCCGAAGGCATGATGATCGACCGGCAAGGCAGGCCCACCACCGATCCCGCCACCATGATCCCCGACGCCACCGGCGGCGCCCTGGTACCGCTTGGCGACCATAAGGGCTTTGGGCTTGGCCTGTTGTGCGATCTTCTGGGTGGCGCCCTGACCGGAGGAGGTACCAGTCATCCCGGGCACCACACACAGGAGACGACCGTCAACGGTATGCTCTCGATCCTGATCGATCCAAAGGTCCTCGGTGGCTGGCAGACGATGACAGACGAAATCGACGCGCTTTATGACTGGGCCCGTTCGGCGTCGCCGGCGCCTGAAACCGAGGGCGTTCTCCTCGCTGGTGAGCCGGAACGGCGAAACCGTGCCGAGCGGGTGGCGAACGGCATACCGATTGCCGAGGCCGCCTGGGAAGATCTGGTCGCAGCCGCTGCCGGCGTAGGTATCGATCGTGACGCGCTCGACCGGCTGGCGGGCCAGGCGATATGA
- a CDS encoding Dyp-type peroxidase, translating into MSSHQPGIMEPVPSLSRYLEFIALPEADVVPGLEVLKNMAGDDGLVIGLGAGLVLGLDASIDGLRTFPSMSGRGSEVPSTQADLWVWVRGEDRGDIFHRGRAVIDHLASCFRLDHMVDGFKYGRGQDLTGYEDGTENPVGDEAVDAALVAGHGPGLDGSSFVAVQQWAHDLDHFDHIDQDDKDSNIIGRRLSDNEELEDAAATAHVKRTSASQFEPRSVILRRSMPWADASGEGLVFVAFGRTLDAFEVQLRHMIGEDDNVVDGLFRFTRPISGGYFWCPPVAGGSLDLSAIGL; encoded by the coding sequence ATGAGCTCGCACCAACCCGGGATCATGGAACCCGTTCCCAGCCTTTCCCGCTATCTCGAGTTCATCGCGCTGCCGGAGGCCGATGTCGTTCCGGGTCTTGAGGTACTGAAGAACATGGCCGGCGACGACGGCTTGGTCATCGGTCTGGGAGCAGGGCTGGTGTTGGGGCTCGACGCATCGATCGATGGATTGCGGACGTTCCCGTCGATGAGCGGTCGCGGCTCTGAGGTACCGTCGACCCAGGCCGATCTTTGGGTCTGGGTGCGCGGCGAAGACCGTGGCGATATCTTTCACCGGGGCCGCGCCGTCATCGATCATCTGGCGTCGTGCTTCCGGCTGGATCACATGGTCGATGGGTTCAAGTACGGCCGCGGCCAGGACCTGACGGGTTACGAGGACGGCACCGAGAACCCGGTCGGCGACGAGGCCGTCGACGCGGCTCTGGTGGCCGGACACGGGCCCGGCCTTGATGGATCCAGCTTTGTCGCGGTTCAGCAATGGGCCCACGACCTCGACCATTTCGACCACATCGATCAGGACGACAAGGACAGCAACATCATCGGCCGCCGCCTGAGCGATAACGAGGAGTTGGAGGACGCGGCCGCGACGGCCCACGTCAAACGAACGTCGGCCAGCCAGTTCGAGCCGCGCTCGGTCATCCTCCGTCGTTCCATGCCGTGGGCCGATGCCTCGGGCGAAGGCCTGGTGTTCGTGGCGTTCGGCAGGACGCTCGATGCGTTCGAGGTTCAGTTGCGCCACATGATCGGTGAGGATGACAACGTGGTCGACGGCCTGTTCCGTTTCACCCGGCCGATCTCCGGCGGTTACTTCTGGTGCCCGCCGGTCGCGGGAGGGTCGTTGGACCTAAGCGCAATCGGCCTTTAG
- a CDS encoding Do family serine endopeptidase codes for MMKHVGFCLVAAFFAAGSLVADSDRAWSQTVPESFADLAEELTPAVVSITTEEFVTSFGGDQIPEFPEGSPFEDFFKDFFERYGNGDGDAPQESRPTSLGSGFIIDPSGYVVTNNHVIEEADTITVRLNDDRELEAEVIGVDPKTDLALLKVDTDEDLPHVSFGDSDEVRVGEWVLAIGNPFGFGSSVTAGIISARQRDISAGPYDEFLQTDAPINRGNSGGPLFDMNGNVIGVNTAIFSPSGGSVGIGFAVPSNLVTRVVAQLQEFGRTRRGWLGVRIQSITPEIAEGLGLKSSDGALVASVTPDGPAADAGLENGDVIITFDGKAIDQMRELPRVVAETEVGKAVEVVVVRRGEEMTFDVELGELEVFEDQLAATMNGGQPEQQPEKSKAPTDVLGMVLEPVSPQLRQEFDLPNDVDGVVVTNVAPGSPAARAGILQGDLIPEVGQEQVDTVDDVVAQIDGARDRDLKSVVVRVLRSDDDAHYLAVDIEG; via the coding sequence ATGATGAAACATGTTGGTTTTTGCCTGGTGGCGGCGTTTTTCGCCGCCGGTTCCCTGGTCGCCGACAGCGACCGGGCGTGGTCCCAGACGGTACCGGAGAGCTTCGCCGATCTGGCCGAAGAACTGACGCCGGCCGTGGTCTCGATCACGACCGAAGAGTTCGTCACGAGTTTTGGTGGTGATCAGATTCCTGAGTTCCCCGAAGGCTCGCCGTTCGAGGACTTCTTCAAGGACTTCTTCGAACGCTACGGTAACGGCGACGGCGACGCCCCACAGGAAAGCCGCCCGACGTCCCTGGGCTCAGGCTTCATCATCGATCCCAGCGGCTATGTGGTGACCAATAATCACGTCATTGAAGAGGCCGACACCATCACGGTGCGCCTGAACGATGACCGGGAGTTGGAGGCCGAGGTCATCGGTGTCGATCCCAAGACCGATCTCGCGCTCTTGAAGGTCGACACCGACGAGGACCTGCCTCATGTCTCGTTCGGTGATTCCGACGAAGTGCGCGTCGGTGAGTGGGTGCTGGCGATCGGCAATCCGTTCGGTTTCGGCAGTTCGGTGACCGCCGGCATTATCTCGGCGCGTCAGCGCGATATCAGCGCCGGCCCCTATGACGAATTCCTACAGACCGATGCGCCGATCAACCGCGGCAACTCCGGCGGACCGCTGTTCGACATGAACGGCAACGTGATCGGCGTGAACACCGCCATCTTCTCGCCGTCGGGTGGTTCCGTCGGCATCGGCTTCGCGGTCCCCTCCAACTTGGTGACACGCGTCGTGGCCCAGCTTCAGGAATTCGGCCGCACCCGACGCGGATGGCTGGGTGTCCGTATCCAGTCGATCACGCCGGAAATCGCCGAAGGCTTGGGCCTCAAGTCGTCGGATGGCGCGTTGGTTGCCAGCGTGACGCCGGACGGACCGGCGGCCGATGCGGGGCTCGAGAACGGCGACGTCATCATTACCTTCGATGGCAAGGCGATCGACCAAATGCGCGAACTGCCGCGGGTTGTCGCCGAGACGGAAGTCGGTAAGGCGGTCGAGGTCGTTGTCGTGCGACGCGGCGAGGAAATGACCTTCGATGTCGAACTGGGCGAGCTCGAAGTGTTCGAGGACCAGTTGGCGGCGACCATGAACGGCGGCCAGCCCGAGCAACAGCCTGAGAAAAGCAAGGCGCCGACCGATGTGCTGGGCATGGTGTTGGAGCCGGTCAGCCCGCAACTGCGGCAGGAATTCGATTTGCCGAACGACGTTGACGGCGTTGTCGTTACCAATGTGGCGCCGGGCAGCCCGGCCGCGCGTGCCGGCATTCTGCAGGGCGATCTCATTCCCGAGGTCGGTCAAGAGCAGGTCGACACGGTGGACGACGTCGTGGCGCAGATCGACGGCGCTCGGGATCGCGATTTGAAATCCGTCGTCGTGCGGGTCCTGCGCAGCGACGACGACGCCCACTACCTGGCGGTCGATATCGAAGGCTGA
- a CDS encoding protease modulator HflC, translated as MKKSLIIGAVVIAAILIVGSSALFTIQETEQGIVLQFGDPKQVVTEPGLHFKVPFIQNVVIYDKRVLEFENPQQEVIASDQKRLVIDAFAFYRITNPLEFYQAVGTEEVARARLSNLLNASMRQLIGTVPLVDVISGERERLMEDIRIRINREAAQFGVVVIDVRIKRADLPEENSQAIYERMQTEREREAREIRAQGEEQSLRIRAEADRTRTVLISEARRQSEILRGEGDGEAVRIFADAFGQDVEFFTFYRTMQAYREALNADDTTIIMSPDGDFLQFLNSVQGMGGADYSLDSLGDTVSGSGTSGDTTAAQP; from the coding sequence ATGAAAAAGAGCCTTATCATCGGCGCGGTCGTTATCGCCGCCATCCTGATCGTGGGATCCAGCGCGCTCTTCACCATTCAGGAGACCGAACAAGGCATCGTCCTTCAGTTCGGTGATCCCAAGCAGGTGGTGACCGAACCCGGCCTTCACTTCAAGGTCCCGTTCATCCAGAACGTCGTCATCTATGACAAGCGCGTGCTGGAATTCGAGAATCCGCAGCAGGAAGTGATCGCGTCCGACCAGAAACGCCTGGTGATCGACGCCTTTGCGTTCTACCGGATCACCAATCCGCTGGAGTTCTACCAGGCGGTGGGCACCGAAGAGGTGGCGCGCGCCAGACTCTCCAACCTGCTGAACGCCAGTATGCGTCAGTTGATCGGTACGGTGCCGCTGGTCGACGTCATCTCCGGCGAGCGTGAGCGGCTGATGGAGGACATCCGTATCCGCATCAACCGCGAGGCCGCCCAGTTCGGCGTCGTCGTGATCGACGTGCGTATCAAGCGCGCCGATCTGCCGGAAGAAAACAGCCAGGCGATCTATGAGCGCATGCAGACCGAACGTGAGCGTGAGGCCCGTGAGATCCGCGCCCAGGGTGAGGAGCAGTCGCTCAGGATCCGCGCTGAGGCGGACCGGACCCGCACCGTCTTGATTTCGGAGGCACGGCGCCAGTCGGAAATCCTGCGTGGTGAGGGCGATGGCGAGGCCGTTCGTATCTTTGCCGACGCGTTCGGCCAGGATGTCGAGTTCTTTACCTTCTATCGCACGATGCAGGCCTATCGCGAGGCGTTGAACGCCGACGACACGACCATCATCATGTCGCCGGACGGTGACTTCCTGCAGTTCCTGAACAGCGTGCAAGGCATGGGTGGCGCCGACTATTCGCTCGATTCGTTAGGCGATACGGTGAGCGGTAGCGGCACATCTGGCGATACGACGGCGGCGCAACCTTAG
- the thyX gene encoding FAD-dependent thymidylate synthase: MDLTPDQEAEIDAQRAQNQPTRRAVAPDLEDILYQPIGVLDHGFVRVVDYMGDDAAIVQAARVSYGRGTKSVRNDAGLIGYLMRHRHSTPFEMCEIKYHVKLPVFVARQWIRHRTANVNEYSARYSILDREFYIPAPEHLAAQSESNRQGRGDVLEGDEAAWVLDTLKQDAAQAYDHYETMLNEGEGADPDKQGLARELARMNLPLNIYTQWYWKVDLHNLFHFLALRADPHAQYEIRVFAEAMLETVKRWVPLAYDAFVENRLNGAQFTAGQIDVVKRMLRGEKVDQESSGLSKRVWNELAAVLDL; the protein is encoded by the coding sequence ATGGACCTGACGCCCGACCAGGAAGCCGAGATTGATGCACAGCGCGCCCAGAATCAGCCAACCCGCCGCGCCGTGGCGCCCGATCTTGAGGACATCCTCTACCAGCCCATCGGCGTGCTGGATCACGGTTTCGTCAGGGTTGTCGATTACATGGGCGACGACGCGGCTATCGTGCAGGCTGCCAGGGTGTCCTATGGCCGTGGCACCAAGTCGGTGCGCAACGACGCCGGCCTGATCGGCTATCTGATGCGCCATCGCCATTCGACGCCGTTCGAGATGTGCGAGATCAAGTATCACGTCAAGCTGCCGGTGTTTGTCGCGCGCCAGTGGATTCGCCATCGCACAGCGAACGTGAACGAGTACTCCGCGCGCTATTCGATCCTGGACCGTGAGTTCTATATCCCGGCGCCCGAGCATCTGGCGGCCCAGTCGGAGAGCAACCGCCAGGGGCGCGGCGACGTTCTGGAGGGCGACGAGGCGGCCTGGGTGCTGGATACGCTGAAACAGGATGCCGCTCAGGCCTACGACCACTACGAAACCATGCTGAACGAGGGCGAAGGGGCCGATCCCGACAAGCAGGGCCTGGCGCGCGAGCTGGCGCGCATGAACCTGCCGCTGAACATCTATACGCAGTGGTACTGGAAGGTCGATCTGCACAATCTCTTCCACTTTCTGGCGCTCCGCGCCGACCCTCATGCCCAGTACGAGATCCGCGTCTTTGCCGAGGCCATGCTGGAGACGGTCAAGCGGTGGGTGCCGCTGGCCTATGACGCGTTTGTCGAGAACCGGCTGAACGGCGCCCAGTTCACGGCGGGCCAGATAGACGTGGTGAAACGAATGCTGCGCGGAGAAAAGGTCGACCAGGAATCCAGCGGGCTCAGCAAACGCGTGTGGAACGAACTCGCCGCTGTGCTGGATCTCTAG
- a CDS encoding TfoX/Sxy family protein — protein sequence MASEIAERAVAALTPLGPVRARAMFGGHGIYLDDVMFALTAYDRLWLKVDDENRDGFLAAGGESFTYRRDAAAKPITMSYVSVPDDVWANPDSLIGWAEQALSAARRNQSKKRSRKRKKA from the coding sequence ATGGCATCAGAAATCGCCGAGCGGGCCGTCGCGGCACTGACACCGCTGGGGCCGGTTCGCGCGCGGGCCATGTTTGGCGGGCACGGTATCTACCTGGATGATGTCATGTTCGCCCTGACGGCGTATGATCGCTTGTGGCTGAAGGTGGACGACGAGAACCGCGACGGGTTCCTGGCGGCCGGCGGTGAATCGTTCACCTACCGCCGCGACGCCGCGGCGAAACCGATCACCATGTCCTATGTCTCTGTGCCTGATGATGTCTGGGCAAATCCCGACAGCCTGATCGGCTGGGCCGAACAGGCTCTGAGCGCCGCGAGGCGCAACCAGTCCAAGAAGCGGTCGCGCAAGCGCAAGAAAGCCTGA
- a CDS encoding DUF1036 domain-containing protein, which translates to MTWGRRSMFVCAALAWIIAPGSAKADFQVCNDSHEDAYVAVGYFNNEDYLTRGWWQVPANGCLVIYPGPLKWPAYYVYAETATDEYGNYDVWSGDVPLCVHWPNQFEITGNSSCETQFFEIEAGETETMTFRLE; encoded by the coding sequence ATGACGTGGGGCCGTCGAAGCATGTTTGTATGTGCCGCGTTGGCGTGGATCATCGCGCCGGGCTCGGCAAAGGCCGACTTTCAGGTCTGCAACGATAGCCACGAGGATGCCTATGTGGCGGTCGGGTACTTCAACAACGAGGATTACCTGACGCGGGGTTGGTGGCAGGTGCCGGCGAATGGATGCTTGGTTATCTATCCTGGACCGCTGAAGTGGCCTGCGTACTACGTCTATGCCGAAACGGCGACGGACGAGTATGGCAACTACGACGTGTGGTCCGGCGATGTTCCCCTGTGTGTTCATTGGCCGAACCAGTTCGAGATCACCGGAAACTCCAGTTGCGAGACCCAGTTCTTCGAGATCGAGGCCGGTGAGACGGAAACCATGACATTTCGCCTCGAATAG
- the serB gene encoding phosphoserine phosphatase SerB codes for MSLVATVIVGSDDPRLDDTMFDGLARQLDAQIDWLDPGRAVDLLVQGDNREALSLTLKDALRDRPVDVVIQDTDNRRKRLLVADMDSTIITVECIDVLAAQTGIGDEIAAVTARTMRGELEFAQSLRERMALLAGTPIEALEAAWRDSVALTPGAGTLIATMRGHGAFTALISGGFTWFTERVAQRVGFDMHQANQLNVENGQLTGSLTEPILDRGAKETLLRGLADERGIALADTLAVGDGANDIAMIKAAGLGVAYHGVQAVREVADADVQHGDLTALLYMQGYRQSEFRTA; via the coding sequence ATGTCACTTGTTGCCACCGTCATTGTCGGATCCGACGATCCGCGACTTGACGATACCATGTTTGACGGCCTCGCCCGCCAGTTGGACGCCCAGATCGACTGGCTCGATCCCGGCCGGGCCGTCGATCTGCTGGTGCAGGGCGACAATCGCGAGGCACTGTCATTGACGCTGAAAGACGCGCTGCGCGATCGACCCGTCGACGTGGTCATTCAAGACACTGACAACCGGCGCAAACGTCTGCTGGTCGCCGATATGGACTCGACCATCATCACGGTCGAGTGCATCGACGTCCTGGCGGCCCAGACCGGTATCGGCGACGAGATAGCCGCTGTAACGGCCCGCACCATGCGCGGCGAGCTGGAGTTTGCACAGTCGCTGCGTGAACGCATGGCACTGCTTGCCGGCACACCGATCGAGGCGCTCGAGGCCGCATGGCGCGACAGTGTCGCGCTGACACCGGGCGCCGGGACCTTGATCGCGACCATGCGCGGTCACGGCGCCTTCACCGCTTTGATATCCGGTGGGTTCACCTGGTTCACCGAACGGGTCGCCCAACGTGTCGGTTTCGATATGCATCAGGCCAATCAGCTGAACGTCGAAAACGGCCAGCTAACCGGTTCCCTGACGGAACCGATCCTGGATCGCGGCGCCAAGGAGACCTTGTTGCGTGGCCTGGCCGATGAACGCGGCATAGCCCTGGCCGATACCCTTGCCGTCGGCGACGGCGCCAACGATATCGCGATGATCAAGGCCGCCGGACTGGGCGTCGCCTATCACGGCGTCCAGGCCGTTCGGGAGGTCGCCGACGCCGATGTTCAACACGGCGACCTGACCGCCCTGCTCTACATGCAGGGCTATCGCCAATCGGAGTTCCGGACCGCTTAG
- a CDS encoding ClpXP protease specificity-enhancing factor SspB: protein MTDEHLDYERMVDDALRSVMVRSLHYVAAHGLSGDHHFYVTFRTDHPQAVVGDELKSKYPEEITIVLQHQFWDLDIGEEGFSVTLSFNQSPQTLTVPFGAVTAFVDPSVKFGLQFKPSMDGADHPAAMPVAVAKDEPIESNAPEQDDESGKVVALDEFRKK from the coding sequence ATGACCGACGAGCACCTTGATTACGAACGCATGGTCGATGACGCCCTTAGAAGCGTCATGGTCCGCTCACTGCATTATGTTGCGGCGCACGGCCTGTCGGGCGATCACCACTTTTATGTCACGTTCCGCACGGACCACCCACAGGCGGTGGTCGGCGACGAGCTGAAGTCGAAGTATCCCGAAGAGATCACCATCGTCCTGCAGCACCAGTTCTGGGACCTGGACATCGGCGAAGAGGGATTTTCGGTCACGCTCAGCTTCAACCAGTCACCGCAGACGCTGACCGTGCCGTTTGGCGCGGTCACCGCCTTCGTCGACCCCAGCGTCAAGTTCGGCCTGCAGTTCAAGCCGTCCATGGACGGCGCCGACCATCCGGCCGCCATGCCGGTGGCGGTGGCCAAGGACGAGCCGATCGAGTCCAATGCGCCGGAACAGGACGACGAATCAGGCAAGGTCGTCGCACTGGACGAGTTCCGAAAGAAGTAA
- a CDS encoding DUF1036 domain-containing protein produces the protein MGWLRATSAVVALLLCVIARPAAAEFNVCNDTDTRAHAAVGFWDNTAYVTQGWYTVDANSCIVVFDGPLQWQWYYVYAESDLDAEGYFTAWVGSTMLCVDPVPSNFRIVGEADNCSTAFHEINTKTSINWTHRLN, from the coding sequence ATGGGTTGGTTACGGGCAACATCCGCGGTTGTGGCCCTGCTGCTGTGCGTGATCGCTCGCCCGGCGGCCGCCGAGTTTAATGTCTGCAACGACACCGACACGCGCGCGCATGCGGCCGTCGGCTTCTGGGACAACACGGCTTATGTGACCCAGGGCTGGTACACCGTCGATGCCAACAGCTGCATTGTCGTCTTCGACGGGCCGCTTCAGTGGCAGTGGTACTACGTCTATGCCGAGAGCGACCTGGATGCGGAGGGTTACTTCACCGCGTGGGTCGGCTCGACCATGTTGTGTGTCGATCCGGTGCCCAGCAATTTCCGCATTGTCGGCGAGGCCGACAACTGCAGCACCGCCTTCCACGAGATCAACACCAAGACCTCAATCAACTGGACCCACAGGCTGAACTGA
- the hflK gene encoding FtsH protease activity modulator HflK, protein MPWNNQGGGGGWQGPGGDNGGGPWGRGPSRGGGGGGGGGGQPPDLEDLIRKVQDKGKGLLPGGLGGGRGILLIVVVLVVVWLLSGFYRVLPDEQGVELVFGKWEATTQPGLNYNWPTPIGEVFTPKVTRIERTEVGFRGDTNRDQPDESLMLTGDENIIDVQFTVFWRINDAGQYLFNVRDPRTIVKDVAESAMRQVIGQTALASALAEGRGRVEEETLALIQNILDEYGAGVEVRQVELQKVDPPGAVIDAFRDVQAARADQERFINEAQAYQNSIVPVARGEAQKMIQEAEAYKQEIINNAEGSAARFLSVYNEYKDSKDVTQRRIYLETMEEILRSMNKMIIDDGAVGTQGVVPYLPLDQLRRGDGAGGQ, encoded by the coding sequence ATGCCGTGGAACAATCAAGGTGGTGGCGGGGGCTGGCAAGGCCCCGGCGGCGACAACGGTGGGGGACCATGGGGCCGGGGGCCCAGCCGCGGTGGCGGCGGTGGTGGTGGCGGCGGTGGCCAGCCGCCTGATCTCGAAGACCTGATTCGCAAGGTCCAGGACAAGGGCAAGGGACTCTTGCCCGGCGGCCTTGGCGGCGGCCGCGGCATTTTGTTGATTGTCGTCGTTTTGGTCGTGGTCTGGCTGCTCTCCGGCTTCTATCGGGTGTTGCCTGACGAGCAGGGTGTCGAACTGGTGTTCGGCAAGTGGGAGGCGACCACCCAGCCGGGCCTGAACTATAACTGGCCAACGCCGATCGGTGAGGTCTTCACGCCGAAGGTGACGCGTATCGAGCGCACCGAAGTCGGCTTCAGGGGCGATACCAATCGCGATCAGCCGGACGAAAGCCTGATGCTGACCGGAGACGAGAACATCATCGATGTTCAGTTCACCGTCTTCTGGCGCATCAACGACGCCGGCCAATACCTGTTCAACGTGCGCGATCCGCGCACCATCGTGAAGGACGTGGCCGAAAGCGCCATGCGTCAGGTCATCGGCCAGACGGCGTTGGCGTCCGCGCTCGCCGAGGGACGTGGACGGGTCGAGGAGGAGACGCTGGCGTTAATCCAGAACATTCTTGACGAGTACGGCGCCGGCGTCGAGGTGCGGCAGGTCGAACTGCAGAAGGTCGACCCGCCGGGCGCGGTGATCGACGCCTTCCGCGACGTCCAGGCGGCGCGCGCCGACCAGGAGCGTTTCATCAACGAGGCCCAGGCCTATCAGAACTCGATCGTGCCGGTCGCGCGAGGCGAGGCGCAAAAGATGATCCAGGAGGCCGAGGCCTACAAACAGGAGATCATCAACAACGCCGAGGGTTCGGCGGCCCGCTTCCTGTCGGTCTACAACGAGTACAAAGACTCCAAGGACGTCACGCAACGGCGGATCTACCTGGAGACCATGGAAGAGATCCTGCGCAGCATGAACAAGATGATCATCGATGATGGCGCCGTCGGCACCCAGGGCGTTGTTCCCTACCTGCCGCTTGATCAGCTCAGGCGCGGCGACGGCGCGGGAGGCCAGTGA